The following coding sequences lie in one Gorilla gorilla gorilla isolate KB3781 chromosome 5, NHGRI_mGorGor1-v2.1_pri, whole genome shotgun sequence genomic window:
- the KIAA0408 gene encoding uncharacterized protein KIAA0408 homolog — protein sequence MDLHKQWENTETNWHKEKMELLDQFDNERKEWESQWKIMQKKIEELCREVKLRRKINMNERAKIIDLYHEKTIPEKVIESSPNYPDLGQSEFIRTNHKDGLRKEYKREQSLVSGGNQMCKEQKATKKSKVGFLDPLATDNQKECEAWPDLRTSEEESKSCSGALSTALEELAKVSEELCSFQEEIRKRSNHRRMKSDSFLQEMPNVTNIPHGDPMINNDQCILPISLEKEKQKNRKNLSCTNVLQSNSTKKCGIDTIDLKRNETPPVPPPRSTSRNFPSSDSEQAYERWKERLDHNSWVPHEGRSKRNYNPHFPLRQQEMSMLYPNEGKTLKDGIIFSSLVPEVKIDSKPPSNEDVGLSMWSCDTGIGAKRSPSTSWFQKTCSTPSNPKYEMVIPDHPAKSHPDLHVSNDCSSSVAESSSPLRNFSCGFERTTRNEKLAAKTDEFNRTVFRTDRNCQAIQQNHSCSKSSEDLKPCDTSSTHTGSISQSNDVSGIWKTNAHMPVPMENVPDNPTKKSTTGLVRQMQGHLSPRSYRNMLHEHDWRPSNLSGRPRSADPRSNYGVVEKLLKTYETATESALQNSKCFQDNWTKCNSDVSGGATLSQHLEMLQMEQQFQQKTAVWGGQEVKQGIDPKKITEESMSVNASHGKGFSRPARPANRRLPSRWASRSPSAPPALRRTTHNYTISLRSEASMV from the exons ATGGACCTACATAAGCAGTGGGAGAACACAGAGACTAACTGGCATAAGGAAAAGATGGAATTACTGGACCAGTTTGACAATGAGAGAAAGGAATGGGAAAGTCAATGGAAGATTATgcagaagaaaatagaagag ctTTGCCGGGAAGTAAAGCTTCGGAGGAAAATCAATATGAATGAACGTGCTAAGATCATTGATCTTTACCATGAGAAGACCATTCCAGAGAAAGTGATAGAATCTTCCCCAAATTACCCCGATTTAGGACAAAGTGAATTTATAAGGACGAATCACAAAGATGGTCtgagaaaagaatataaaagagaGCAGAGCTTAGTCAGTGGAGGAAATCAAATGTGTAAGgaacaaaaagcaacaaaaaaatcaaaagtaggGTTTTTGGATCCTTTGGCTACAGACAACCAAAAGGAATGTGAGGCCTGGCCTGACCTGAGGACTTCTGAGGAAGAGAGCAAGAGCTGTTCTGGCGCCCTCAGCACA GCTCTTGAAGAACTTGCGAAGGTGAGTGAAGAATTATGCAGCTTTCAAGAGGAAATTCGAAAGCGGTCTAACCATAGAAG GATGAAGTCAGATTCTTTTCTCCAGGAAATGCCAAATGTAACTAATATACCTCATGGGGACCCCATGATCAACAATGACCAGTGCATTCTTCCAATcagtttagaaaaagaaaaacagaaaaataggaaGAATCTGAGCTGTACCAATGTGCTCCAGAGCAATTCTACGAAAAAATGTGGAATTGATACAAtcgatttaaaaagaaatgaaactccaCCAGTTCCTCCTCCAAGAAGTACCTCTCGAAATTTTCCCAGCTCGGATTCTGAACAAGCCTATGAAAGATGGAAGGAAAGGTTAGACCACAACAGCTGGGTGCCCCATGAGGGTCGAAGTAAAAGGAATTACAACCCTCACTTCCCTTTGAGACAACAAGAGATGTCTATGTTGTATCCAAATGAAGGGAAAACTTTGAAAGATGGTATCATCTTTTCCTCTTTGGTACCAGAAGTCAAAATCGATAGCAAGCCTCCAAGTAATGAAGATGTTGGACTTAGCATGTGGTCATGTGACACTGGGATAGGTGCAAAAAGGAGCCCCTCTACTTCGTGGTTTCAGAAAACCTGCTCTACCCCCAGTAATCCAAAATATGAAATGGTGATCCCAGATCACCCTGCTAAATCTCATCCTGATCTTCATGTAAGTAATGACTGTAGCTCCTCAGTAGCAGAGAGCAGTAGCCCACTTAGAAATTTCAGTTGTGGCTTTGAAAGGACTACAAGGAATGAGAAGCTGGCAGCAAAGACTGATGAATTTAACAGAACTGTATTTAGAACAGATAGAAATTGTCAGGCAATACAGCAAAATCACAGCTGCTCAAAATCATCGGAGGATCTCAAGCCCTGTGATACCTCATCTACTCACACAGGTAGCATATCACAAAGTAACGATGTGTCTGGTATTTGGAAAACCAATGCCCACATGCCTGTGCCCATGGAAAATGTGCCTGATAATCCCACCAAGAAATCCACAACAGGCCTAGTAAGACAAATGCAGGGACACCTAAGTCCTCGCAGTTATCGAAATATGCTCCACGAGCATGACTGGAGACCGAGTAATTTGTCTGGCCGTCCAAGGTCAGCTGATCCCAGGTCAAATTATGGTGTTGTGGAAAAGCTGCTGAAAACCTATGAGACAGCAACAGAGTCTGCATTGCAAAATTCTAAGTGCTTCCAGGATAATTGGACCAAATGTAATTCTGATGTCAGTGGTGGTGCCACATTAAGTCAGCATTTAGAAATGCTGCAAATGGAACAACAGTTTCAGCAAAAGACAGCTGTGTGGGGGGGACAGGAAGTGAAGCAAGGAATAGATCCGAAAAAGATAACAGAG GAATCCATGTCAGTGAACGCCTCACATGGAAAAGGATTTTCCCGACCTGCTAGACCAGCAAATCGTCGTCTCCCCTCCAGATGGGCATCCAGATCTCCATCTGCACCCCCTGCCTTGCGGAGAACTACCCACAACTATACCATTTCTCTGCGATCCGAAGCATCGATGGTTTAA